The following are encoded in a window of Mycoplasmopsis bovis PG45 genomic DNA:
- a CDS encoding transcription antitermination protein NusB — MKSRRNYRLGIISVIYKYELLGEKLSSDQIFSEESDIDNEQFKQLELISLNYDYYQKTILKFLNQNTAWTKLPALVRAILINTTHELFSITPKVVINEAVEITKYFYDTESNFYKLVNAIVQNIYKYFVINEAIKQDEK, encoded by the coding sequence ATGAAGTCAAGAAGAAATTATCGCTTGGGAATAATCAGCGTTATCTATAAATATGAACTTTTGGGCGAAAAACTTTCATCAGATCAGATTTTTTCTGAAGAAAGCGATATTGACAATGAACAATTTAAACAATTAGAACTTATAAGTTTAAATTATGATTACTATCAAAAAACTATTTTAAAGTTTTTGAATCAAAATACCGCATGGACTAAGCTTCCCGCTTTAGTTAGAGCCATTTTAATCAATACAACACACGAGCTATTTTCAATTACCCCTAAGGTTGTGATAAATGAAGCTGTTGAAATAACAAAGTATTTTTATGATACAGAATCAAACTTTTATAAGTTAGTTAATGCTATTGTTCAAAATATATATAAATACTTTGTTATTAATGAAGCAATTAAGCAAGATGAAAAATAA